One Mauremys mutica isolate MM-2020 ecotype Southern chromosome 9, ASM2049712v1, whole genome shotgun sequence DNA segment encodes these proteins:
- the TM4SF4 gene encoding transmembrane 4 L6 family member 4 produces MCSGGCAKCLGITLIPLAVLCTLANILLFFPGGEVVNNNEHITDEVWYFGGMLGSGVLMIFPALVFLGLKNNDCCGCCGNESCGKRFAMFTSIIFAAVGLLGAGYCFIVSAVALNSGPKCNDGSKWHYPFENGNYLSNTTMWDLCKSPENIIPWNLTLFSLLLIMSGIQVVLCAIQVVNGLIGTICGDCTCCGGNGAI; encoded by the exons ATGTGCTCCGGTGGTTGTGCCAAGTGCCTGGGAATCACCCTCATTCCTCTGGCTGTGCTATGTACTCTAGCtaatattttgctgtttttcccCGGAGGAGAAGTTGTCAACAATAATGAACACATCACAGATGAAGTTTGGTACTTTGGAGGGATGTTGGGATCCGGTGTATTG ATGATCTTTCCTGCCTTGGTATTTTTGGGCCTTAAGAATAACGATTGTTGTGGATGCTGTGGTAATGAAAGCTGTGGAAAGAGGTTTGCG ATGTTTACTTCTATAATATTTGCTGCAGTTGGACTTCTGGGAGCTGGATACTGCTTTATTGTGTCAGCAGTTGCTCTAAATAGTGGCCCTAAGTGTAACGATGGCAGCAAATGGCACTATCCATTTGAGAATGG GAATTATCTAAGCAACACCACCATGTGGGACTTGTGCAAATCACCTGAAAACATAATTCCCTGGAATTTGACCCTCTTCTCCTTGTTGCTGATAATGAGTGGAATCCAAGTAGTGCTTTGTGCTATTCAGGTTGTCAACGGACTCATTGGAACAATCTGTGGGGACTGCACCTGCTGTGGG GGCAATGGAGCTATTTAA